The Arsenophonus sp. genome contains a region encoding:
- the asd gene encoding aspartate-semialdehyde dehydrogenase: MLKNKKIGFIGWRGMVGSVLLERMISKKEFKNFFPIFFSTSQHGKYFSILEQNKLIENAFDINKLKKLDIIVTCQGSKYTNYIHPQLRQLGWSGYWIDTASSLRMRKDSLIVLDPINKISINHALSNGIKNFIVANCTVCLMLMTLNGLFKKNLIDHISMTTYQAASGAGSNNLFELFIQIKELYSVIKKELNINIKKNILSIEKKINKFMRSSKITKKAFGEPLIGSLIPWIGKKMPQNQTYEEWKCHVELNKILNRTGTKNNPFISINSICVRVATFRCHSQSFFIKLNKNISINKIKELLLLDNNWVKIIPNNSKDTIQKLTPTAVSGKLIIHVGRLRKFKIKNENYLSVFSVGDQILWGSVEPLRRMLRILYLKQ, encoded by the coding sequence ATGTTAAAGAATAAGAAAATAGGTTTTATTGGATGGAGAGGTATGGTAGGTTCAGTATTATTAGAACGAATGATTTCAAAAAAAGAATTTAAAAATTTTTTTCCTATTTTTTTTTCTACTTCTCAACATGGTAAGTATTTTTCTATTCTAGAACAAAATAAATTAATAGAAAATGCTTTTGACATAAATAAGTTAAAAAAATTAGATATTATAGTTACTTGCCAAGGCAGTAAATATACAAATTATATTCATCCTCAATTAAGACAATTAGGATGGTCTGGATATTGGATTGATACAGCATCTTCTTTACGTATGAGAAAAGATAGTTTAATTGTTTTAGATCCAATTAATAAAATTTCTATAAATCATGCATTGTCAAATGGTATAAAAAATTTTATCGTTGCTAATTGCACAGTATGTTTAATGTTAATGACATTAAATGGATTATTTAAAAAAAATTTAATAGATCATATATCTATGACAACCTACCAAGCCGCTTCAGGTGCAGGATCAAACAATTTATTTGAATTATTTATTCAAATAAAGGAATTATATTCAGTAATTAAAAAAGAATTAAATATCAATATAAAAAAAAATATATTGTCAATTGAAAAAAAAATTAATAAATTTATGCGCAGCAGCAAAATAACAAAAAAAGCATTTGGAGAACCATTGATAGGAAGTTTAATACCTTGGATTGGAAAAAAAATGCCTCAAAATCAAACATATGAAGAATGGAAGTGTCACGTTGAATTAAATAAAATTTTAAACAGAACAGGAACAAAAAACAACCCATTTATTTCTATTAACAGCATTTGTGTACGCGTTGCTACATTTCGATGTCATAGTCAATCATTTTTCATAAAATTAAATAAAAATATTTCTATTAATAAAATTAAAGAATTATTATTACTTGATAATAATTGGGTAAAAATTATCCCAAATAATTCTAAAGATACAATTCAAAAATTAACACCAACTGCAGTATCAGGTAAACTAATAATACATGTCGGTCGTTTACGTAAATTTAAAATAAAAAATGAAAATTATCTATCTGTATTTAGTGTTGGTGATCAAATTTTATGGGGTTCTGTAGAACCTCTTCGAAGAATGTTAAGAATCTTATATTTAAAACAATAA
- the glmS gene encoding glutamine--fructose-6-phosphate transaminase (isomerizing), whose protein sequence is MCGIVGIVAKRNIVDMLINGLRPLEYRGYDSAGLAIIDDKKNMIRIRKIGKVENLANAVKKKSIVGSIGIAHTRWATHGKPTEKNAHPHISDNIAVVHNGIIENYKELRKELKKNNYIFQSNTDTEVIAHLINLEYKNGGTLLEIIQRIVPKLYGSYSIVVMDKNNPEVLIAARSSSPLIIGLGFNENFLASDQLAILSFTNNLIYLKEGDIAEITFNKVRIFDKKNKLSKRKKIISNVKYSMVDKGNYNHFLKKEIFEQPLVIKKTFKKYINFKTNTIFFNNFDNQINDILSKIEHIQIIACGTSYHAGIVAKYWFELLSKIPCDVDIASEFRYRNPAHRKNSLLIAISQSGETADTLAALKISKKIGYISSIAICNVHSSSLVRESEFSLITQAGIEISVASTKSFTTQLTLLLLLITYISNLHQKNKIINKQIINELSNLPNLINSIILNENKIQKLAKNFSDKKNIIFLGRGIQYPIAMEGALKIKELSYIHAEAYPAGELKHGPLALIDSSMPVIMIVQNDNLLEKLKSNIEEVCARGGLLYIFTDISSKLVEFEDNIKIITLPNSGKYVTPILYTIPLQMLAYHIAIIKGTDIDRPRNLAKSVTVE, encoded by the coding sequence ATGTGTGGAATTGTTGGAATAGTAGCTAAACGTAATATAGTAGATATGTTGATAAATGGATTACGTCCTTTAGAATACAGAGGATATGATTCTGCCGGATTAGCAATTATTGATGATAAAAAAAATATGATAAGAATTAGAAAAATAGGTAAAGTCGAGAATCTAGCTAATGCAGTAAAAAAAAAATCTATTGTTGGTTCTATTGGGATAGCTCATACTCGTTGGGCAACACATGGAAAACCAACTGAAAAAAATGCACATCCTCATATATCAGATAATATTGCTGTAGTTCATAATGGAATTATTGAAAATTATAAAGAACTAAGAAAAGAATTGAAAAAAAATAACTATATTTTTCAATCAAATACTGATACTGAAGTAATTGCCCATTTAATCAATTTAGAATATAAAAATGGAGGTACATTATTGGAAATAATACAACGTATTGTTCCAAAATTATATGGATCATATTCTATAGTTGTTATGGATAAAAATAATCCAGAAGTATTAATTGCTGCACGATCAAGTAGTCCTCTAATTATTGGATTAGGATTTAATGAAAACTTTTTAGCTTCTGATCAATTAGCGATTTTGTCATTTACAAATAATTTAATTTATTTAAAAGAAGGTGATATTGCAGAAATTACTTTTAACAAAGTAAGAATTTTTGATAAAAAAAATAAATTATCTAAAAGAAAAAAAATTATATCTAATGTAAAATACAGTATGGTAGATAAAGGAAATTACAATCATTTTTTAAAAAAAGAAATTTTCGAACAACCACTGGTGATTAAAAAAACATTTAAAAAATATATTAACTTCAAAACTAATACAATATTTTTTAATAATTTTGATAATCAAATAAACGATATTTTATCTAAAATAGAACATATTCAAATTATTGCTTGTGGTACTTCTTATCATGCTGGTATTGTTGCAAAATATTGGTTTGAACTTTTATCTAAAATACCATGTGATGTAGATATAGCATCAGAATTTCGTTATCGAAATCCTGCACATAGAAAAAACAGTTTATTAATTGCAATTTCTCAATCTGGTGAAACAGCTGATACACTCGCGGCTTTAAAAATATCAAAAAAAATTGGTTATATAAGTTCAATAGCAATATGCAATGTACATTCCTCTTCTCTAGTAAGAGAATCTGAATTCTCTCTAATCACTCAAGCAGGAATTGAAATTAGTGTAGCATCAACTAAATCCTTCACAACACAATTAACACTTTTGTTATTATTAATAACTTATATTTCGAATTTACATCAAAAAAATAAAATTATAAATAAACAAATTATTAATGAGTTAAGTAACTTACCGAATTTGATTAATTCTATTATTTTAAATGAAAATAAAATTCAAAAATTAGCAAAAAATTTTTCGGATAAAAAAAATATTATTTTTCTAGGTAGAGGTATTCAATATCCAATTGCTATGGAAGGAGCATTGAAAATAAAAGAACTTTCATATATTCATGCAGAAGCTTATCCTGCAGGAGAATTAAAACATGGACCACTAGCATTGATTGATAGTTCAATGCCTGTAATTATGATTGTTCAAAATGATAATTTATTAGAAAAACTAAAATCTAATATAGAAGAAGTATGCGCTAGAGGTGGATTATTGTACATTTTTACTGATATAAGTTCAAAATTAGTAGAATTTGAAGATAATATAAAAATAATTACATTACCTAATAGTGGCAAATATGTTACTCCGATATTATATACAATTCCATTACAAATGTTAGCATATCATATAGCGATCATAAAAGGGACAGATATAGATAGACCAAGAAATTTAGCTAAATCTGTTACGGTTGAATAA
- the gyrB gene encoding DNA topoisomerase (ATP-hydrolyzing) subunit B, whose amino-acid sequence MSNIYDSSYIKVLKGLDAVRKRPGMYIGDTEDGTGLHHMVFEVVDNSIDESLAGYCSTILVTIHSDNSVSVEDNGRGIPVDIHKGEGISAAEVIMTVLHSGGKFDNQAYNISGGLHGVGISVVNALSEKLELFIYRNKKKYKQIYKFGKPKTNLSIKGKTKKRGTYIRFWPNFKIFKRNTNFEFSILEKRFRELAFLNSGISISLFDQRNNKKEIFYYEGGIKSFVKYLNSNKNVIHPNIFYFSAVKNEIYLEIAMQWNNSIQENILCYTNNIPQKDGGTHLVGFRTSITRTLNNYIEKERFQKKNKIHPIGEDVREGLVAVVSVKIRDPKFSSQTKDKLVSSEVKTVVETLMHEKLITFLLENPNDSKIIIHKILESARIREAARKTREMIRKKNSIELTGLPGKLADCQERDPKISEIYLVEGDSAGGSAKQGRNRKYQAILPLKGKILNVEKARFEKIISSQEIISLITALGCGIGKNEYDPTKLRYHSIIIMTDADVDGLHIRTLLLTFFYRQMPEIINNGHIYIAEPPLYKIINNHQEKYIKNEDSMNKYLLSLALDSVVFYTKKDLQHPLSKKEIKNIIKKYFLFQNKIKKLEKKYPIYLLNSLIYFNKKLFKDDLNNFEIVQDWTKKLVDFLSIKEKNKKRYTFTINKNTNNQLFEPSLHIQENDDEIFDYIFDLDFFSSKEYSSLLNMNNQLKDIITNNACIQYYEEIKRISSLEEGIIWLLDKIRKKVNIQRYKGLGEMNPKQLWDTTMNPKKRCMVKITISDAMKADKLFNILMGDAVEPRKFFIEKNALKAKNIDF is encoded by the coding sequence ATGTCAAATATATATGATTCTTCATACATTAAAGTTCTTAAAGGATTAGATGCAGTTCGAAAAAGACCAGGAATGTATATTGGAGATACAGAAGATGGAACTGGATTACATCATATGGTATTCGAAGTAGTGGATAATTCTATAGATGAATCTCTTGCAGGATATTGTTCAACTATTTTAGTTACAATTCATTCTGATAATTCTGTATCTGTAGAAGATAATGGAAGAGGAATACCAGTTGATATTCATAAAGGTGAAGGTATATCAGCAGCGGAAGTTATTATGACAGTGTTACATTCTGGTGGAAAATTTGATAATCAAGCATATAATATTTCTGGTGGATTACATGGTGTTGGTATTTCAGTAGTTAATGCTTTATCTGAAAAATTAGAATTATTTATTTATAGGAATAAAAAAAAATATAAACAAATTTATAAATTTGGAAAACCAAAAACAAATTTATCAATTAAGGGAAAAACAAAAAAAAGAGGTACATATATAAGATTTTGGCCGAATTTTAAAATTTTTAAAAGAAATACTAATTTTGAATTTTCAATTTTAGAAAAGCGTTTCCGTGAACTTGCTTTTTTAAATTCTGGCATTTCTATTTCTTTATTTGATCAAAGAAATAATAAAAAAGAGATTTTTTATTATGAAGGTGGAATTAAATCTTTTGTTAAATATTTAAATTCTAATAAAAATGTGATACATCCTAATATTTTTTATTTTTCTGCAGTTAAAAATGAAATTTATTTAGAAATTGCTATGCAATGGAATAATAGTATTCAAGAAAATATTCTTTGTTACACAAATAATATTCCTCAAAAAGATGGTGGTACTCATCTTGTTGGATTTAGAACATCAATTACAAGAACATTAAATAATTATATAGAAAAAGAAAGATTTCAGAAAAAAAACAAAATACATCCTATAGGAGAAGATGTTAGAGAAGGTCTTGTTGCAGTAGTATCTGTTAAAATTCGTGATCCTAAATTTTCATCTCAAACAAAAGATAAATTAGTTTCTTCAGAAGTTAAAACTGTTGTAGAAACTTTAATGCATGAAAAATTAATTACCTTTTTATTAGAAAATCCTAATGATTCTAAAATTATTATTCATAAAATACTTGAATCTGCTCGAATTAGAGAAGCTGCTAGAAAAACAAGAGAAATGATAAGAAAGAAAAATAGTATTGAATTAACTGGTCTTCCTGGTAAATTAGCAGATTGTCAAGAAAGAGATCCAAAAATATCAGAAATTTACTTAGTTGAGGGAGATTCAGCAGGAGGTTCTGCAAAACAAGGAAGAAATAGAAAATACCAAGCTATTTTACCATTGAAAGGTAAAATATTAAATGTCGAAAAAGCTCGTTTTGAAAAAATAATTTCTTCTCAAGAAATTATATCTTTAATTACTGCATTAGGTTGTGGTATTGGAAAAAATGAATATGATCCTACAAAATTACGTTATCACAGTATTATTATTATGACTGATGCTGATGTAGATGGATTACATATTAGAACTCTATTATTAACTTTTTTTTATAGGCAAATGCCTGAAATTATTAATAATGGACATATTTATATTGCTGAGCCACCTTTGTATAAAATTATTAATAATCATCAGGAAAAATATATAAAAAATGAAGATTCTATGAATAAGTATTTATTATCTTTAGCATTAGATTCTGTTGTATTTTATACAAAAAAAGACTTGCAGCATCCATTGAGTAAAAAAGAAATAAAAAATATTATTAAAAAATATTTTTTATTTCAAAATAAAATAAAAAAATTAGAAAAAAAATATCCTATATATTTATTAAATTCTTTAATTTATTTCAATAAAAAATTATTTAAAGATGATTTAAATAATTTTGAAATTGTTCAAGATTGGACTAAAAAATTAGTAGATTTCTTATCTATTAAAGAAAAAAACAAAAAAAGATATACTTTTACTATTAATAAAAATACAAATAATCAATTATTTGAACCTAGTTTACATATCCAAGAAAACGATGATGAAATTTTTGATTATATATTTGATTTAGATTTTTTTTCCAGTAAAGAGTATAGTAGTCTTTTAAATATGAATAATCAATTAAAAGATATAATTACTAATAATGCATGTATTCAATATTATGAAGAGATAAAACGCATTTCTTCTCTAGAAGAAGGAATTATTTGGTTATTAGATAAAATACGTAAAAAAGTTAATATACAAAGATATAAAGGACTTGGTGAAATGAATCCGAAACAACTATGGGATACAACAATGAATCCTAAAAAACGATGTATGGTTAAAATTACTATTTCAGATGCCATGAAAGCTGATAAATTATTTAATATATTAATGGGCGACGCAGTTGAACCACGTAAATTTTTTATTGAAAAAAATGCATTAAAAGCTAAAAATATAGATTTTTAA
- the glmU gene encoding bifunctional UDP-N-acetylglucosamine diphosphorylase/glucosamine-1-phosphate N-acetyltransferase GlmU, whose amino-acid sequence MISVNKTNIIILATNEEIPIHFNKQSNLYLLAGKPIFQYIIETALLLKAKKIFYVYNYNIKNTRLNFINHSIHYIFQSKKIENQNIIKEIIYKLEDNEKILILHANIPLLKLKTLKKLMKIKLKNGIGLISKNKFYSKNYNTTNDLNNNNIINFSTKKIKNKKHIKNIYNGILIIKNKILKKFINKKYEREKNKSFIIKILQSAYEEGLFIDTIISNNLFETYAVNNLFELISLERMYQKELAKNLLLSGVKIQDPNRFDLRGTLKYDNHVIIDSNVIIEGNVFLGKNVHIHTGCFLKNCVIQDNTVIYPFSIIEGSNILHSCNIGPFAHLRTGSKINNKAKIGNFVEIKNTSLGINTQVSHMSYLGDSTIGSNVNIGAGTITCNYNGIKKFKTIIEDDVFIGSDSQLIAPIKIEKNATIGAGTTVTNNVKKNELVLSRIKQKHIRNWKNKFKKE is encoded by the coding sequence TTGATATCTGTAAATAAAACTAATATAATTATATTAGCTACAAATGAAGAAATACCAATTCATTTTAACAAACAAAGTAATTTATACTTACTTGCTGGTAAACCAATATTTCAATATATTATTGAAACTGCTTTATTATTAAAAGCAAAAAAAATTTTTTATGTATACAATTACAACATAAAAAATACACGATTAAATTTCATTAACCACTCAATTCATTACATTTTTCAATCAAAAAAAATAGAAAATCAAAATATAATTAAAGAAATAATTTATAAATTAGAAGATAATGAAAAAATTTTGATATTACATGCAAATATTCCATTATTAAAGTTAAAAACTTTAAAAAAATTAATGAAAATAAAACTAAAAAATGGCATTGGTCTGATAAGTAAAAACAAATTTTATTCTAAAAATTATAATACAACTAATGATCTAAATAATAATAATATAATTAATTTTTCAACAAAAAAAATAAAAAATAAAAAACATATTAAAAATATTTATAATGGTATTTTAATTATTAAAAATAAAATTTTAAAAAAATTTATAAATAAAAAATATGAAAGAGAAAAAAATAAATCTTTTATAATAAAAATATTACAATCAGCATATGAAGAAGGATTATTTATTGACACTATCATATCTAATAATTTATTTGAAACATATGCAGTAAATAATTTATTTGAATTAATATCGCTAGAAAGAATGTACCAAAAAGAACTAGCAAAAAATTTATTATTATCAGGAGTTAAAATTCAAGATCCAAACAGATTTGATTTAAGAGGTACATTAAAATATGATAATCATGTAATTATTGATAGTAACGTCATTATAGAAGGTAATGTTTTTTTAGGTAAAAATGTACATATACATACAGGATGTTTTTTAAAAAATTGTGTTATTCAAGATAATACAGTGATATATCCGTTTTCTATTATAGAAGGATCAAATATATTGCATTCTTGTAATATCGGACCATTTGCTCATTTAAGAACCGGATCAAAAATAAATAACAAAGCAAAAATTGGAAATTTTGTTGAAATTAAAAATACATCATTGGGAATTAATACTCAAGTATCACATATGAGTTATTTAGGTGACTCTACAATTGGATCTAATGTAAATATAGGTGCAGGTACAATTACATGTAATTATAATGGAATAAAAAAATTTAAAACAATTATAGAAGATGATGTTTTTATAGGATCAGATAGTCAATTAATTGCTCCAATCAAAATAGAAAAAAATGCTACTATTGGTGCTGGTACAACAGTAACTAATAATGTAAAAAAAAATGAACTAGTACTTAGTCGAATTAAACAAAAACATATTCGTAATTGGAAAAATAAATTCAAAAAAGAATAA